TATCCCCCACCGCCAGGAGGAATCGCGCGGGCTGAACCTGCCGGCACTCAAAGAACTGCTGGGGGCCGGCGTGCAGGTGCTGGTCACCTGCGACTGCGGCGTGGGCGACTTGGCGGAGCTTCAGTACCTGCGGGAGCAGGGCGTGGATGTGATCGTCACTGACCATCATGACATGCCCTCCGCGCCAGTGCCGGCGCTGGCGGTGGTGAACCCCAAGCGGCTCCCACCCGAACATCCCTGCTACTCCCTGGCCGGCGCCGGCGTGGCGTACAAGCTGGCGGAGGCCCTGTTCGAACATTTCGGCCGCGGCCGCATGGTCGAGCAGTTGGCGGACCTGGTCGCCCTTGGCACCATCGCCGATGTGGTGCCCCTTCTGCAGGATAACCGCTATCTCGTGCAGATCGGACTGCCGCGCCTGGCCAGCGGCCGGCGCGTCGGCTTGCGCGCCCTGCTGAGCGCCGGCGGCATCGAACTGTCCGATATTGACACGAGCCCCGTGATGTATGAGCTGGCGCCGGCCCTCAACGCCGTCGGCCGGCTGGCCCATGCTGAGCTGGCCGTACGCCTGCTCCTCAGTGAGGACAAGCGCCAGGCGGAGGACTGGGCGGTGGAAATCCTCGGCCTGAACGAGGAGCGGCGCTATCAGACCAACCTGGCGATGAGCATGGCCATGGAGCGGCTGGAGGCCATGCCGCGCCCCCTGCCGCCGGCCATCGTGCTGGCGAGCCGACAGTGGCACCCCGGCGTGGTGGGCATCGTCGCCGGCCGGCTGGCCGAGATGTACCACCGGCCGGCGGTGGTCATCAGCATCGGCCCGGACGGCATGGCGCGCGGCTCCGCCCGCTCCGTCCCCGGCATTGACATCCATCAGGCCATCCTCCAGCAAAAAGACCTGCTGATCGCCGAAGGCGGACACCCCATGGCCGCCGGCTTCTCCCTGCGCGAGATTGACCTGGACGAGTTCACGCACCGCTTCATTCAGACAGTGCGGCACATGACCACCCATCAGGTGCTGGAACACACCCTGCTGATTGACGCCTGGGTGCGCTGGGATGAGCTGAGCCTGGCGCTGTACGATGATCTGGCGCGCTTAGCGCCCTTCGGGGAGGGGAACCCCACCCCTATCCTGGCGGCGCGCGGCCTGACCCTGGCATCCATCGAGATAGTGGGGGAGCGCCGCGAGCATTACCGCCTGCGTCTGACCGACGAAGCCGGCATCTCCCACGAGGTGGTCTGGTTCAACGGGGACCGCGACCTGCTACCCCAGGGTTCGCTGGACCTGGCCTTCACCCTGCGCCAGAACCTGTACGGCGGCACGCGCCGCATGCAGATCGAGCTGGTGGCGGTGCGGCGCACGCCGGCCGCCCCCATCACGGTGGCCGTGCCCGAGCATACCGTCGAGGTCGTGGACCTGCGGGCCTCCCCCGAAGGCATTAACATTCTCCGGCACTGGGCGGAACGCGCCGCGGCCGGCGAGTCCATTGCCCTGTGGGGAGAGGGGCGGGGCGCCGGCGCATACCCCTTCCTCCAGCGGCGCGACCAGCTCCCGCCGGCGGAGACGCTCGTCATCTGGAGCGTGCCCCCCGGCCCCGACGAGTTCTCGGCGGCGCTGGAGAAAACAGCAGCGCGCCGGCTGGTCCTGCTGTACGGCGACTGCCCGCCGGCCGACCTGCGCAGTCTTCTGCTGGATCTGGTGGGGCTGGTGAAGCATACCCTGCGCGCCAAGCGCGGGGAGGCCAGCCTCACCACACTGGCCGGCGTGATCGCCCAGCGGCCGGAAACGGTCCTGCTGGGCCTGGAACTGCTGAGCGACCTGGACGTCTGCATGTTCGAGCGCATCGGCGAGGACGGCCTTTTCTTCCTCCGCTACCGTCCGCAGACCGTGCACTGGGCCGATGTCATCACTTCCCCCATTTCCAGCTCCCTGCGGCGACTGCTGGACGAGACCGCGGCCTATCGGCGCTTTCAACTGCAGGCACGGGCCGAGCAGATACTGCCGGCCGGCTTCCGACTGGCCCCATCACTGCACGCCAAGGTTTAACCTAAAGAAATCCGGCGGACAGCGCGGCCGGCGCACAAATATGCTACAATATCAACAGCCTGGAGCGTGTCCCTGCACCTGTGAGGGAGGATTTATATGCCGCAGTGTCCGCAGTGCGGTGGCGAATTGAGCGGTGAGGAGGTGGTGTGTCCCCACTGCCTGGCGCGGCTGAGCACCGCGCCGGCGGAAAGCCGGGCCGGCGAGGCACCGCGTCAGCCGAAAACCCGCTTCCGACCGGTAGAAGTACGCCTGCCGGAGGAAACCGAATCGTCCCCAGGCAGGGGCGTGCGCCCGGAGCGCCGGCGGGTGCCCCTGTTCCGCGACGAAGATGCAGTCAAGACCCTTGCCGGCACCGAAGCGGCGCCGGCAGAGCGCCGGCCGGTGCGCGGCCTGCGGCGGGCGGCTCCCCCTCCCAAGACCATTGTCCTGTCCGGCCGGCTGGGCCGGGTATGGTGGCTGGCGCTCATCGCCGCCTTCCTGGCGGTGCTGGCACTGGGGGTCTCCATCGGCCGGCTTCAGGCCCAGCCCCGCCAGCCAATAGTCGCTACCCCTGACCTGATGAAAGTGGGGCAGGAACTGTATGACGCCGGCCGCTACGAGGCCGCGCAGTATGTCTTCGGTCAGGCGGTGGCGGCGGAGATGTCCAAACCCCAGCCGAACCTGGCGCCGGCGCTGTTGATGATGGGCTGGAGCGCCTATCGCACAGGGAATTACGAGGAGGCGGAGGCGATGTTCGGCGCGGCGGCCGGCATGATGCCCAATTCCCCCGAACCGTACCTCGGCATTGGGCTGACC
This genomic window from Anaerolineae bacterium contains:
- the recJ gene encoding single-stranded-DNA-specific exonuclease RecJ: IPHRQEESRGLNLPALKELLGAGVQVLVTCDCGVGDLAELQYLREQGVDVIVTDHHDMPSAPVPALAVVNPKRLPPEHPCYSLAGAGVAYKLAEALFEHFGRGRMVEQLADLVALGTIADVVPLLQDNRYLVQIGLPRLASGRRVGLRALLSAGGIELSDIDTSPVMYELAPALNAVGRLAHAELAVRLLLSEDKRQAEDWAVEILGLNEERRYQTNLAMSMAMERLEAMPRPLPPAIVLASRQWHPGVVGIVAGRLAEMYHRPAVVISIGPDGMARGSARSVPGIDIHQAILQQKDLLIAEGGHPMAAGFSLREIDLDEFTHRFIQTVRHMTTHQVLEHTLLIDAWVRWDELSLALYDDLARLAPFGEGNPTPILAARGLTLASIEIVGERREHYRLRLTDEAGISHEVVWFNGDRDLLPQGSLDLAFTLRQNLYGGTRRMQIELVAVRRTPAAPITVAVPEHTVEVVDLRASPEGINILRHWAERAAAGESIALWGEGRGAGAYPFLQRRDQLPPAETLVIWSVPPGPDEFSAALEKTAARRLVLLYGDCPPADLRSLLLDLVGLVKHTLRAKRGEASLTTLAGVIAQRPETVLLGLELLSDLDVCMFERIGEDGLFFLRYRPQTVHWADVITSPISSSLRRLLDETAAYRRFQLQARAEQILPAGFRLAPSLHAKV